A section of the Candidatus Methylomirabilota bacterium genome encodes:
- a CDS encoding alkaline phosphatase family protein translates to MSPDEWVLLLQRMIDRAVRRLRLGAAPEHDRQRRLLIVQIDGLPRSVLEQALAEGRMPFLAHLMARHGYRRQPMSVGMPTSTPAFQMAAMYGVRPDIPGFHYHDKRRRTDVYFPRAGDAARVEQEQARGRRGILEGGNAYGCVFTGGAGSSLFNFATIKRPTGEGLLRAISAFVVLAWVLVKGLVLTVLEIVRAFLRGLADPVGETRRGWKWLVLKIGMSVWVRHLFTLAVSRDLYAGVPALYVNYLDYDVFAHAYGPRHRRALRILRGVDRSIHQLWRVMRRVREYRYDLYVLSDHGQATCTPFQKLSGGRSLEDCFFEEFLRRAGAQEVSPAHPEGRRLASGIKAFRSRRAPGLFQRFVNYLERDFPRLLGELPEARERESVRVVAAGPNAFVYFLGEERPLTIEWIDERFPRLADDIARRRGIGFVLARSQAGPLCLWRGQRHAIDNGAAGPFAGRDDWTLLAQDLRDLMAMPSAGDLVIYGNDSPDGNISYVPEIGAHAGPSPAELQTFIVCPPGADLRSPITHPTQLYTHFIAYQET, encoded by the coding sequence ATGTCGCCGGACGAGTGGGTCCTGCTGCTGCAGCGGATGATCGATCGGGCGGTTCGGCGCCTGCGTCTGGGGGCTGCGCCCGAGCACGACCGGCAGCGCCGCTTGTTGATCGTTCAGATCGATGGACTGCCGCGATCGGTGCTCGAGCAGGCGCTGGCCGAGGGCCGGATGCCGTTCCTGGCGCATTTGATGGCGCGGCACGGCTACCGCCGGCAGCCGATGAGCGTCGGCATGCCGACGTCGACGCCGGCGTTCCAGATGGCCGCCATGTACGGGGTCCGGCCCGACATTCCGGGCTTCCACTACCACGACAAGCGCCGGCGGACCGACGTCTACTTCCCGCGCGCCGGCGATGCTGCCCGCGTCGAGCAGGAGCAGGCTCGGGGCCGGCGGGGCATCCTCGAGGGCGGGAACGCGTACGGCTGCGTCTTCACCGGGGGAGCGGGGAGCAGCCTCTTCAACTTCGCGACGATCAAGCGGCCGACGGGGGAAGGGCTGCTGCGCGCGATCTCGGCGTTCGTCGTGCTGGCCTGGGTCCTCGTCAAGGGCCTCGTCCTGACGGTGCTCGAGATCGTGCGCGCCTTCCTGCGCGGGCTCGCCGATCCGGTCGGGGAGACCAGACGGGGCTGGAAGTGGCTCGTGCTCAAGATCGGGATGTCGGTCTGGGTGCGCCACCTGTTCACCCTGGCCGTCTCGCGGGACCTGTACGCGGGCGTCCCCGCCCTCTACGTCAACTACCTCGACTACGATGTCTTCGCCCACGCCTATGGTCCGCGCCACCGCCGGGCGCTCCGCATCCTGCGCGGTGTGGACCGATCGATCCACCAGCTCTGGCGTGTGATGCGGCGCGTGCGGGAGTACCGCTACGACCTCTACGTGCTCTCCGATCACGGGCAGGCGACCTGCACGCCCTTCCAGAAGCTCTCGGGCGGGCGGTCGCTGGAGGACTGCTTCTTCGAGGAGTTCCTGCGGCGGGCCGGCGCCCAGGAGGTGAGCCCGGCGCACCCGGAGGGACGGCGGCTGGCCAGCGGCATCAAAGCCTTCCGCAGCCGGCGCGCGCCCGGACTCTTCCAGCGCTTCGTCAACTATCTGGAGCGCGACTTCCCGCGGCTGCTGGGCGAGCTGCCGGAGGCCCGCGAGCGGGAGAGCGTGCGGGTGGTGGCGGCGGGGCCGAACGCCTTCGTCTACTTTCTCGGCGAGGAGCGGCCTCTGACAATCGAATGGATCGACGAGCGCTTTCCACGCCTGGCCGACGACATCGCGCGCCGCCGCGGCATCGGCTTCGTCCTGGCCCGCTCGCAGGCCGGCCCCCTCTGCCTCTGGCGCGGCCAGCGCCACGCGATCGACAACGGGGCCGCGGGGCCCTTCGCCGGGCGCGACGACTGGACGCTGCTGGCCCAGGACCTCCGCGACCTGATGGCCATGCCGAGCGCGGGCGACCTCGTCATCTACGGCAACGACTCGCCCGACGGCAACATCTCCTACGTCCCCGAGATCGGCGCCCACGCCGGCCCCTCGCCCGCCGAGCTGCAGACGTTCATCGTGTGCCCGCCCGGGGCCGACCTGCGCTCACCGATCACGCATCCGACGCAGCTCTACACCCACTTCATCGCCTACCAGGAGACCTGA
- a CDS encoding endonuclease/exonuclease/phosphatase family protein: MHLVVASYNIHRGVGLDRRCDLARIADVVAEIGPDVVGLQEVVCENGSPLADQATYLAAQLGMAMVMGVTRPHGSGTFGNVLLTRLPVLGWATCDLSRGSREPRGCLRVDLGANGRSFHVFNCHFGLGLRERREQIVLLADFIRTSSRLEGPRVLMGDFNEWHRGPVTRGLKREFSSPMRRMRRTHPAVFPLFRLDRIYWDVELEGETFQVHRSRLARVASDHLPVVARLRVRPGVAPGHAYVVGDQLPPAE, from the coding sequence GTGCACCTCGTCGTCGCCAGCTACAACATCCACCGGGGCGTGGGCCTCGACCGCCGCTGCGATCTCGCGCGCATCGCCGACGTCGTCGCCGAGATCGGGCCGGACGTGGTCGGCCTGCAGGAGGTGGTCTGCGAGAACGGCTCGCCGTTGGCCGATCAGGCCACCTATCTCGCTGCGCAGCTCGGCATGGCCATGGTGATGGGCGTCACGCGGCCGCACGGCAGCGGCACGTTCGGCAACGTGCTCCTCACGCGCCTACCGGTGCTGGGCTGGGCCACCTGCGATCTCAGCCGCGGCAGCCGGGAGCCGCGCGGCTGTCTGCGCGTCGACCTGGGCGCCAACGGGCGCTCCTTTCACGTCTTCAACTGCCACTTCGGGCTCGGGCTGCGCGAGCGCCGCGAGCAGATCGTGCTGCTGGCCGACTTCATCCGGACCTCTTCCCGGCTCGAGGGTCCACGGGTGCTGATGGGAGACTTCAACGAATGGCATCGCGGCCCGGTGACCCGCGGGCTCAAGCGCGAGTTCTCCTCGCCCATGCGGCGGATGCGGCGTACCCACCCGGCCGTCTTTCCCCTCTTCCGCCTGGACCGGATCTACTGGGATGTGGAGCTGGAGGGCGAGACCTTCCAGGTCCATCGCAGTCGCCTCGCGCGCGTGGCCTCCGACCACCTGCCGGTGGTGGCGCGCCTGCGCGTGCGTCCCGGGGTCGCCCCCGGACACGCCTACGTCGTCGGCGACCAGTTGCCTCCCGCCGAGTAA
- a CDS encoding class I SAM-dependent methyltransferase → MNAQRVSPRSLRRLFDDTACHYDRITGLMAFGSGAWYRRNALQRAGLQEGMKVLDVAVGTGAVARAAASIVGPSGGVVGVDPSTGMLAQARRKLRIPLVQGVAEGLPFRGGLFDALTMGYALRHVSGLSPTFAEYFRVLRPGGLLIVLDFARPNSRIGLRLGRLYLNGLVPWMSRLSSGSREAELLMHYCWETLETLVPAETILAALGGCGFEDTRTVRWFGLLSEYLGRKPGTGATGSGSSR, encoded by the coding sequence ATGAACGCGCAGCGGGTGTCTCCGCGCTCCCTGAGGCGTCTCTTCGACGACACCGCCTGCCACTACGACCGCATCACCGGTCTCATGGCCTTCGGCTCGGGCGCCTGGTACCGCCGCAACGCGTTGCAACGCGCCGGCCTCCAGGAGGGCATGAAGGTCCTCGACGTCGCGGTAGGGACCGGCGCCGTCGCGCGCGCCGCCGCGAGCATCGTGGGTCCATCGGGCGGCGTCGTGGGAGTGGATCCGAGCACGGGGATGCTCGCCCAGGCGCGCCGGAAGCTCCGCATTCCACTCGTCCAGGGAGTTGCCGAGGGGCTTCCCTTCCGCGGCGGCCTCTTCGATGCCCTGACCATGGGCTACGCGCTTCGTCATGTCTCGGGACTGAGCCCCACGTTCGCCGAGTACTTCCGAGTGCTGAGACCCGGTGGCCTCCTGATCGTCCTGGACTTCGCCCGCCCGAACTCTAGGATCGGCCTTCGCCTGGGACGGCTCTACCTCAACGGCCTGGTTCCCTGGATGTCCCGGCTCAGCTCCGGCAGCCGGGAGGCGGAGCTCCTGATGCATTACTGCTGGGAGACCCTGGAGACTCTCGTGCCGGCCGAGACCATCCTGGCGGCCCTGGGCGGCTGCGGCTTCGAAGACACGCGGACAGTCCGCTGGTTCGGGCTCCTGAGCGAGTACCTCGGCCGGAAGCCCGGCACCGGAGCCACTGGCTCGGGCTCGTCGCGCTGA
- a CDS encoding DUF4410 domain-containing protein yields MRTPPKSLTRTALLVLLLAMAGCSSAIQSSPDNPMSAGGLTPNVKDQDVGLVAMAPGFDVSKYKVIVVEKFPVTDRELKDEGDRRFAAKMAPKLQLELVRRLKDSGLFQRVVNTSAAQYQPGAEPALRLQGAITRLGRGSQVARYFVGAYGIGRARAQADMRLIDASSGRVVMVTADRWLANVGMFGGDDEDLLEQSFDGIAESLAKLLVRLSKGEKPGK; encoded by the coding sequence ATGAGGACACCGCCGAAGTCACTCACCCGCACCGCACTGCTGGTCCTGCTGCTCGCCATGGCCGGCTGTTCCAGCGCGATACAGAGCAGCCCCGACAACCCGATGAGCGCCGGCGGGCTCACGCCAAATGTGAAGGACCAGGACGTCGGGCTCGTCGCGATGGCGCCGGGCTTCGACGTCAGCAAGTACAAGGTCATCGTGGTGGAGAAGTTCCCGGTGACCGACCGCGAGCTCAAGGACGAGGGCGACCGCCGCTTCGCCGCCAAGATGGCGCCCAAGCTCCAGCTCGAGCTGGTGCGCCGCCTCAAGGACAGCGGGCTCTTCCAGCGCGTGGTGAACACGAGCGCAGCCCAGTACCAGCCGGGCGCCGAGCCGGCCCTGCGCCTCCAGGGGGCGATCACCCGGCTGGGGCGCGGGTCGCAGGTGGCCCGGTACTTCGTCGGCGCCTACGGCATCGGGCGGGCCCGGGCCCAGGCCGACATGCGCCTCATCGACGCGTCGTCGGGGCGCGTGGTGATGGTGACCGCTGATCGCTGGCTTGCCAACGTGGGCATGTTCGGCGGGGACGACGAGGATCTCCTCGAGCAGTCGTTCGACGGCATCGCCGAGAGCCTCGCGAAGCTCCTGGTCCGGCTGTCCAAGGGCGAAAAGCCCGGGAAGTGA
- a CDS encoding Zn-dependent hydrolase: MKIDRKRLQASIEELGRIGETPRGGLTRLALTDDDKRARDRMVAWMREAALRVTVDQMGNIFGERAGTAPLPPVMMGSHVDSVPTGGKYDGQLGVLCGLEVIRALNDRQVRTRHPVTLAIFTNEEGARFQPAMIASGVMAGKIPLEDAYNARDKDGLRLVDELERIGYLGSEPCLPRPFKAYLELHIEQGPLLEEEGLSVGVVEGIVAISWSRLTIHGVQDHAGPTPMRIRHDALVAAADVVAGVRRIAEEIGGDAVTTVGSLTVSPNIVNAIPGKVVLSVDMRDPRNETLDRALPMLDAVVKEGCQREGVSYELEHYWRVPYTPFNPDVVAAIDRAAKAAGARHRRIRSGAGHDAQYMAAIGPAGMIFVPSRDGRSHCEEEFTSMDEIEDGANTLLRAALDLAGQA, encoded by the coding sequence ATGAAAATCGACCGCAAGCGCCTCCAGGCGTCCATCGAAGAGCTCGGAAGGATCGGGGAGACGCCGCGCGGAGGCCTCACCCGGCTGGCCCTCACCGACGACGACAAGCGGGCGCGCGACCGGATGGTGGCGTGGATGCGGGAGGCGGCCCTGCGCGTCACCGTCGACCAGATGGGCAACATCTTCGGCGAGCGGGCGGGCACGGCGCCGCTGCCGCCCGTGATGATGGGTTCGCACGTGGACTCCGTGCCCACCGGCGGCAAGTACGACGGGCAGCTCGGCGTGCTCTGCGGCCTCGAGGTGATCCGCGCGCTCAACGACCGTCAGGTCAGGACGCGCCATCCCGTGACGCTGGCCATCTTCACCAATGAGGAAGGCGCGCGCTTTCAGCCGGCGATGATCGCCAGCGGGGTCATGGCCGGCAAGATTCCGCTGGAGGACGCCTACAACGCCCGCGACAAGGACGGCCTCCGCCTGGTGGACGAGTTGGAGCGCATCGGCTACCTCGGCTCCGAGCCCTGCCTGCCCCGCCCGTTCAAGGCCTACCTGGAGCTCCACATCGAGCAGGGCCCCCTCCTGGAGGAGGAAGGGCTGTCGGTCGGCGTCGTGGAGGGTATCGTCGCCATTTCCTGGTCGCGCCTGACGATCCACGGCGTGCAGGACCACGCCGGCCCCACGCCGATGCGCATCCGGCACGACGCGCTGGTGGCCGCGGCCGACGTCGTGGCGGGCGTCCGGCGGATCGCCGAGGAGATCGGCGGCGACGCCGTCACCACCGTGGGCAGCCTCACCGTGAGCCCCAACATCGTCAACGCCATCCCCGGCAAGGTCGTGCTGTCGGTGGACATGCGTGATCCGCGGAACGAAACGCTCGACCGGGCGCTGCCCATGCTCGATGCGGTGGTGAAGGAGGGGTGCCAGCGCGAGGGCGTCAGCTACGAGCTGGAGCACTACTGGCGCGTGCCCTACACGCCGTTCAACCCCGACGTCGTCGCCGCCATCGATCGCGCGGCGAAGGCGGCGGGCGCGCGCCACCGTCGAATAAGGTCGGGCGCCGGCCACGACGCCCAGTACATGGCGGCGATCGGCCCGGCCGGCATGATCTTCGTCCCGTCGCGCGACGGGCGCAGCCATTGCGAGGAGGAGTTCACCTCCATGGACGAGATCGAGGACGGGGCCAACACGCTGCTGCGGGCCGCGCTCGATCTGGCCGGGCAGGCCTGA
- a CDS encoding ABC transporter ATP-binding protein yields MLRLESVDAFYGDLQALFEVSLEVRDKEILALVGANAAGKTTTLRVISGLVAPRGGQVLFNGDDLGRIPAHRRIDLGIVQVPEGRRLFPFMTVMENLLLGAHTERARAERNQSLEYVCALFPVLAERRAQMAGSLSGGEQQMCAIGRALMAKPRVLMLDEPTLGLAPVLVGKIFETVRTINADGVTVLLVEQNVRQALTLAHRACVLESGRLVLAGAARELLGDERLKRAYLGM; encoded by the coding sequence TTGCTGAGACTTGAGTCCGTCGACGCCTTCTACGGGGACCTGCAGGCTCTCTTCGAGGTGTCGCTCGAGGTCCGCGACAAGGAGATCCTCGCCCTCGTCGGTGCCAACGCGGCGGGCAAGACCACCACGCTCCGCGTGATCTCCGGGCTGGTGGCGCCCCGTGGGGGGCAGGTGCTCTTCAACGGCGACGACCTCGGCCGCATCCCGGCCCACCGCCGGATCGACCTGGGCATCGTCCAGGTCCCCGAGGGCCGGCGGCTCTTCCCGTTCATGACGGTCATGGAAAATCTATTGTTGGGCGCCCACACCGAGCGGGCCCGCGCCGAGAGGAACCAGAGCCTCGAGTACGTCTGCGCCCTGTTCCCGGTGCTGGCCGAGCGACGCGCCCAGATGGCCGGCTCGCTCTCGGGCGGCGAGCAGCAGATGTGCGCCATCGGCCGCGCGCTCATGGCCAAGCCGCGCGTGCTCATGCTCGACGAGCCCACCCTGGGGCTGGCCCCGGTGCTGGTCGGCAAGATCTTCGAGACGGTGCGGACGATCAATGCGGACGGCGTGACGGTGCTCCTGGTCGAGCAGAACGTGCGTCAGGCCCTCACCCTGGCCCACCGCGCCTGCGTGCTGGAGTCCGGCCGCCTGGTCCTGGCCGGCGCCGCCCGCGAGCTGCTGGGCGACGAGCGCCTCAAGCGCGCCTATCTGGGAATGTGA
- a CDS encoding ABC transporter ATP-binding protein — protein sequence MLTLERLTKRFGGLTAVREVSLEVRAGDLLGIIGPNGAGKTTLFNVIAGYYRPEEGRVLFDGRDITGRPPHAICRLGLTRTFQIVKPFGNLSVVDNVTIGSLTKVPSVRTARVDAERVIETCGLAPYARARARALPIGLRKRLEVARALATRPRLLLLDEVMAGLNPSELAGMVELIRRLHGEGLTLIVIEHIMAAMMRLARRIVVLHHGERIAEGTPAQIASDRRVIDAYLGEEFVLAET from the coding sequence ATGCTCACGCTTGAGCGGCTGACCAAGCGGTTCGGCGGCCTCACCGCCGTGCGCGAGGTCTCGCTGGAGGTGCGGGCCGGCGATCTGCTGGGGATCATCGGCCCCAACGGCGCCGGCAAGACGACGCTCTTCAACGTGATCGCCGGCTACTATCGTCCCGAAGAAGGGCGCGTCCTCTTCGACGGGCGCGACATCACCGGGCGGCCGCCCCACGCCATCTGCCGCCTGGGGCTGACGCGCACCTTCCAGATCGTCAAGCCCTTCGGGAACCTCTCGGTGGTGGACAATGTGACCATCGGCTCGCTGACGAAGGTGCCGAGTGTCCGCACCGCCCGCGTGGACGCCGAGCGCGTGATCGAGACCTGCGGCCTCGCCCCCTATGCCCGGGCGCGCGCCCGCGCCCTGCCCATCGGGCTGCGCAAGCGCCTGGAGGTGGCGCGGGCGCTGGCCACGCGACCGCGCCTGCTCCTGCTCGACGAGGTGATGGCCGGCCTCAACCCGTCGGAGCTGGCGGGCATGGTGGAGCTGATCCGCCGGCTGCACGGCGAAGGGCTCACGCTGATCGTCATCGAGCACATCATGGCGGCCATGATGCGGCTGGCCCGGCGGATCGTCGTGCTCCACCACGGCGAGCGGATCGCCGAAGGCACGCCGGCCCAGATCGCCAGCGACCGCCGCGTCATCGACGCCTACCTGGGCGAGGAATTCGTCCTTGCTGAGACTTGA
- a CDS encoding branched-chain amino acid ABC transporter permease encodes MGGALARHWGALVLFGLTALTPLVVKDAFFLDSLVLILIWGALSAAWNVAGGYAGQVSLGHSAFFGIGAYSAALLATRWQQSPWLGMLLGILVSVAAGAVIGYLSNRLRGPYFALSTIAFSQVLLIVVSRWRGFTQGSEGIPVPFRPGFWTLGLGHVAWVYVALGLALVYYGVQVYFERSRVGYQLAGVREDEDAAEALGIASRKLRVFAVTLSAALTSVCGTFWAQYVGFVDPFYVFSVDLSIRFALNTIIGGIGTALGPFLGSILITSLETYLRATLSGVRTGFTGIYLIIYGCVLILVVRFVPEGLAGLAARLRASIARSRGRATDHAHA; translated from the coding sequence ATGGGCGGCGCGCTGGCCCGGCACTGGGGCGCGCTCGTCCTCTTCGGTCTCACCGCCCTCACGCCCCTCGTCGTCAAGGACGCGTTCTTCCTCGACAGCCTCGTGCTGATCCTCATCTGGGGCGCGCTCTCCGCCGCCTGGAACGTCGCCGGCGGCTACGCCGGCCAGGTCTCGCTCGGGCACTCGGCCTTCTTCGGCATCGGCGCCTACTCGGCGGCGCTGCTGGCCACCCGCTGGCAGCAGAGCCCCTGGCTCGGCATGCTCCTGGGCATCCTCGTCTCCGTCGCCGCCGGCGCGGTGATCGGTTATCTCTCCAACCGCCTGCGCGGCCCGTACTTCGCGCTCTCCACCATCGCCTTCTCGCAGGTGCTGCTCATCGTCGTCAGCCGCTGGCGGGGCTTCACCCAAGGCTCGGAGGGCATCCCCGTCCCATTCCGTCCCGGGTTCTGGACCCTGGGCCTCGGCCACGTGGCCTGGGTGTACGTGGCCCTGGGCCTGGCCCTCGTGTACTACGGCGTGCAGGTGTACTTCGAGCGCTCCCGTGTCGGCTACCAGCTGGCCGGCGTGCGGGAGGACGAGGACGCGGCGGAGGCGCTCGGCATCGCCAGCCGCAAGCTCAGGGTCTTCGCGGTGACGCTGAGCGCTGCCCTGACCTCGGTCTGCGGGACCTTCTGGGCGCAGTACGTCGGCTTCGTCGATCCCTTCTACGTGTTCTCCGTCGATCTCTCCATCCGCTTCGCGCTGAACACGATCATCGGCGGCATCGGGACCGCGCTGGGGCCCTTCCTGGGCTCCATCCTGATCACGTCGCTCGAGACCTACCTGCGCGCCACCCTCTCCGGGGTGAGAACGGGGTTCACCGGGATCTACCTGATCATCTACGGCTGCGTCCTGATCCTGGTCGTGCGCTTCGTGCCCGAAGGGCTGGCGGGCCTCGCCGCCCGCCTCCGCGCCAGCATCGCGCGCTCGCGTGGGCGGGCCACGGACCATGCTCACGCGTGA